One stretch of Planctomycetota bacterium DNA includes these proteins:
- a CDS encoding TAT-variant-translocated molybdopterin oxidoreductase, whose product MSRELIELEVLPSTQPAPAGAPLDWSALRERLAAEDGPRFWRSVDELAQTPEFLEYLRREFPRQAGELNDALGRRNFLKLAAASLALAGVSGAGCMRQPEEKIVPYVRQPEEMIPGKPLYYATALTRGGYATGVLVESHLGRPTKIEGNPDHPASLGATDAITQAAILDLYDPDRSQTLLKNGRISTWGDFLTALAAEMAAIRNAHGVGLAILTETITSPALADQLQNLLRDLPEARWYQYEPVNRDNVREGTRLAFGEYVDTVYHFDRARVVVTLDADFFSQLPGSVRYARDFISGRRTHGDPAKLRMNRLYAIESTPGLVGAVADHRWPLKAGNIERLARLLAHRVGVAGVVEPADVANLLPKGALEAMLSDLHANRGASIVIAGDGQPPAVHAIVQAINQALGNHGQTVETIAPVEPTPINQLASLSDLAEQLQSERVKALIVLGGNPVYNAPGELEFATLYQRAPFRVHLSEVVDETSFLSHWHVPAAHELESWGDARAFDGTLTIRQPLIAPLYAGRTPYDVVAALAGHSDQGHYELLRAYYRRQFGDASFEARWQQSIHDGVVADSRAATRQVALRPLGSTLAGLQPASGAGPLELQLLPDVNIWDGRYANNGWLQELPKPLTKLTWDNAALLSPRTAERLGVLNHQLVEIKSGGHTTRAPVWIVPGQPDDSIALALGHGRTQSGRVGRNTGVNAYPLRAARSEWFTADVTVTPTREQYRLSVTQNHHSMEGRNIVEVATLTNFQQQPEFIDEKKRHPEGLPTLYPAFDSAENAWGMAIDQTACIGCNACVVACQAENNIPIVGKEQVDRGREMHWLRIDRYYKGTIENPQTYFQPMACVHCENAPCELVCPVAATVHSAEGLNQMVYNRCVGTRYCANNCPYKVRRFNFLDYQGDFEYDGERSPVMKLMRNPDVTVRSRGVMEKCSYCVQRITAGRIEAEKQNRPIRDGEVVTACQQACPTQAITFGNLRDQSSQVVKRRETPLNYALLAELNTKPRTTYLARVRNPHPSLDQGTLDDTPPVVPDEVDRLRREWAP is encoded by the coding sequence AGTCTTGCCGTCGACGCAACCCGCGCCGGCCGGGGCGCCGCTCGATTGGTCGGCGCTGCGCGAGCGGTTGGCCGCTGAAGATGGTCCGCGGTTCTGGCGCAGCGTCGATGAACTGGCCCAGACACCGGAGTTTCTTGAATACCTGCGCCGCGAGTTTCCACGCCAGGCGGGTGAATTGAACGACGCGCTTGGACGTCGCAATTTCCTCAAATTGGCCGCCGCCTCGCTGGCCCTGGCCGGTGTGAGCGGCGCGGGTTGCATGCGCCAGCCCGAGGAGAAAATCGTCCCCTACGTGCGTCAGCCCGAGGAGATGATTCCCGGCAAGCCGTTGTATTATGCCACCGCCCTGACGCGCGGCGGCTACGCGACGGGCGTGCTGGTCGAAAGCCACCTCGGCCGCCCAACTAAGATCGAAGGCAATCCCGATCATCCGGCCAGCCTGGGAGCGACCGATGCGATCACCCAGGCCGCGATCCTCGATCTGTACGACCCGGATCGCTCGCAAACATTGCTGAAGAACGGACGCATCAGCACGTGGGGCGATTTTCTCACGGCGCTCGCGGCCGAGATGGCGGCCATTCGCAACGCGCACGGCGTCGGATTGGCGATCCTCACCGAGACGATTACCTCGCCGGCGCTGGCCGATCAGCTACAGAACCTGCTGCGCGACCTGCCCGAGGCGCGCTGGTATCAATACGAACCCGTCAATCGTGACAATGTTCGCGAAGGAACCCGTCTGGCCTTTGGCGAATACGTCGACACGGTTTATCACTTTGATCGGGCTCGCGTGGTCGTTACCCTCGACGCCGACTTCTTCAGTCAACTGCCCGGCAGCGTGCGCTATGCGCGGGACTTTATATCTGGGCGGCGCACGCATGGCGACCCAGCCAAGTTGCGGATGAACCGGTTGTACGCCATCGAGAGCACGCCAGGGCTCGTGGGCGCGGTGGCCGATCACCGCTGGCCTCTCAAGGCCGGCAACATCGAGCGCTTGGCGCGCCTGTTGGCGCATCGTGTAGGGGTCGCCGGGGTTGTCGAACCGGCCGACGTGGCGAACTTGTTGCCCAAGGGCGCGCTCGAAGCCATGTTGTCCGATCTGCATGCGAACCGCGGCGCGAGCATCGTGATCGCCGGCGATGGCCAGCCGCCGGCGGTGCATGCGATCGTGCAGGCCATCAACCAGGCACTCGGCAACCACGGTCAGACGGTCGAAACCATCGCTCCGGTCGAGCCCACGCCGATCAATCAACTCGCGTCGCTGAGCGATCTAGCCGAGCAGCTGCAATCAGAACGCGTCAAGGCGCTGATCGTGCTAGGGGGCAACCCGGTTTACAATGCGCCGGGTGAACTGGAGTTTGCCACGCTGTATCAGAGGGCCCCTTTCCGCGTCCATCTATCGGAAGTGGTTGACGAAACGTCGTTCCTATCTCATTGGCACGTACCCGCGGCCCATGAATTGGAATCGTGGGGGGACGCCCGGGCGTTCGACGGGACGCTGACGATCCGCCAGCCGCTGATTGCGCCCTTGTATGCCGGTCGCACGCCGTACGACGTGGTCGCGGCCCTGGCGGGGCACTCGGATCAAGGGCATTACGAGTTACTGCGGGCTTACTATCGCCGGCAATTCGGCGACGCCAGCTTTGAAGCCCGCTGGCAGCAGAGCATCCACGACGGAGTCGTGGCCGATTCACGCGCCGCCACTCGCCAAGTGGCGCTGCGCCCGCTGGGGTCAACGCTGGCGGGTCTGCAACCGGCGTCGGGCGCTGGGCCGCTTGAACTGCAACTGCTCCCAGATGTGAATATCTGGGACGGCCGCTACGCCAACAACGGCTGGCTCCAGGAATTGCCGAAACCTTTGACGAAGCTCACCTGGGACAACGCGGCGCTGCTGAGCCCGCGCACCGCCGAGCGGCTGGGTGTGTTGAACCACCAGTTGGTTGAAATCAAGTCCGGCGGGCACACGACACGCGCGCCAGTTTGGATTGTGCCCGGACAGCCGGATGATTCGATCGCCCTGGCGCTCGGCCATGGGCGTACCCAGTCAGGACGCGTGGGGCGCAACACGGGCGTGAACGCCTATCCCTTGCGCGCGGCGCGATCCGAATGGTTCACGGCCGACGTGACGGTGACGCCGACGCGCGAGCAATACCGGCTGTCAGTCACGCAAAACCATCACAGCATGGAAGGGCGCAACATCGTCGAGGTGGCGACGCTAACCAACTTTCAACAGCAACCTGAGTTCATCGACGAAAAGAAACGCCATCCCGAAGGCTTGCCCACGCTCTACCCGGCGTTTGACTCGGCAGAAAACGCCTGGGGCATGGCCATCGACCAGACGGCTTGCATCGGTTGCAACGCATGCGTGGTGGCCTGTCAGGCCGAGAACAACATCCCGATTGTCGGCAAGGAGCAGGTCGACCGCGGCCGCGAGATGCACTGGCTGCGGATCGATCGTTATTACAAAGGGACGATCGAGAATCCCCAGACCTACTTTCAGCCGATGGCGTGCGTCCACTGCGAGAACGCGCCGTGCGAGTTGGTTTGTCCCGTGGCGGCCACGGTGCATAGCGCCGAAGGGCTGAACCAGATGGTCTATAACCGTTGTGTCGGCACGCGGTACTGTGCGAACAATTGCCCTTACAAGGTCCGCCGCTTCAACTTCCTGGACTATCAGGGAGACTTTGAATACGACGGCGAGCGTTCGCCGGTGATGAAGTTGATGCGCAATCCCGACGTCACGGTGCGCAGCCGCGGTGTGATGGAAAAGTGCAGCTACTGTGTCCAACGGATCACGGCCGGCCGAATCGAGGCCGAGAAGCAAAACCGCCCGATCCGAGACGGCGAAGTGGTCACCGCCTGCCAGCAAGCTTGCCCGACCCAGGCAATCACGTTCGGCAACCTGCGCGACCAATCAAGCCAAGTGGTCAAGCGGCGCGAAACACCACTGAACTACGCGCTGCTGGCCGAGTTGAACACCAAACCGCGGACGACGTACCTGGCCCGGGTGCGCAACCCCCACCCGTCGCTCGACCAAGGGACGCTCGACGACACGCCGCCCGTGGTGCCCGACGAGGTCGATCGCTTGCGCAGGGAGTGGGCGCCATGA
- the nrfD gene encoding polysulfide reductase NrfD, which yields MSDASEPRDVPESELHVGSPLVLEPGHTYASVTDKISSIVLNRRLPRGWLFGFSVSFILMMLLLYGTCHLFATGVGIWGTTIPIGWAFPIINFVWWVGIGHAGTLISAVLLLLHQDWRTSINRFAEAMTLFAVSCAGLFPLLHLGRPWVFHWLLPYPNTMDMWPNFRSPLVWDVFAVLTYLTVSTIFWYVGLIPDLATMRDRAQHRVARIVYGMPSLGWRGSAAHWRRYQTAYLLLAGLATPLVVSVHSIVGMDFANSLVPGWHTTIFPPYFVAGAIFSGFAMVMTLAIPLRKFYGLEDFVTLKHLDNMAKVMLATGSILAYGYAAEVFFSYYSGNPYERYVTINRALGPYGWSYGLLVLCNIIVPQLFWFRPARRSVPVLFMVSIVINVGMWLERFVIVVVSLHRDYLPSAWRMYYPTAWDYAFFVGSLGLFFTLLFLFIRVLPMISIFELRELVHETEGEG from the coding sequence ATGAGCGACGCATCCGAACCGCGCGACGTTCCCGAATCCGAACTGCACGTCGGCAGCCCGCTCGTGCTTGAACCGGGGCACACCTACGCCTCGGTGACCGACAAGATTTCGAGCATCGTCCTCAATCGGCGTCTGCCGCGCGGCTGGCTGTTCGGGTTCAGCGTCTCGTTCATTCTGATGATGCTGTTGCTCTACGGCACTTGCCATTTGTTCGCCACCGGTGTCGGCATTTGGGGAACGACGATACCGATCGGATGGGCGTTTCCAATCATCAACTTTGTCTGGTGGGTCGGCATCGGTCACGCCGGCACGTTGATCTCGGCCGTGTTGTTGCTGCTGCATCAAGACTGGCGAACCAGCATCAACCGTTTCGCCGAAGCGATGACGCTGTTTGCCGTGTCATGCGCTGGCTTGTTCCCGCTGTTGCATCTGGGTCGCCCATGGGTGTTTCACTGGCTGCTGCCCTACCCCAACACAATGGACATGTGGCCGAACTTCCGTAGCCCGCTGGTGTGGGACGTGTTCGCGGTGCTCACCTATCTGACCGTGTCGACCATCTTCTGGTACGTGGGCTTGATCCCCGACCTGGCGACAATGCGCGACCGCGCGCAGCACCGCGTGGCGCGGATCGTCTATGGCATGCCCTCGCTCGGTTGGCGCGGCTCGGCGGCGCACTGGCGGCGATATCAGACGGCCTATTTGCTGTTGGCCGGGCTGGCCACGCCGCTGGTCGTCTCGGTACACAGTATTGTCGGTATGGACTTCGCCAACAGCCTCGTGCCGGGCTGGCACACGACCATTTTCCCGCCGTACTTCGTGGCCGGGGCGATCTTCTCGGGATTTGCCATGGTGATGACCTTGGCGATTCCGCTCCGCAAGTTTTACGGCTTGGAGGATTTCGTCACGCTCAAGCACTTGGACAACATGGCCAAGGTGATGCTGGCCACCGGCTCAATCCTGGCCTATGGCTATGCGGCCGAAGTGTTCTTCTCGTATTACAGCGGCAACCCTTACGAGCGCTACGTGACGATCAACCGCGCGCTGGGGCCGTACGGTTGGAGCTATGGGCTGCTGGTGCTGTGCAATATCATCGTGCCGCAGCTTTTCTGGTTCCGGCCCGCGCGTCGCAGCGTCCCCGTCTTGTTCATGGTGTCGATTGTCATCAATGTCGGCATGTGGCTGGAGCGATTCGTGATCGTGGTCGTCAGCTTGCATCGGGATTACCTGCCCTCGGCCTGGCGAATGTATTATCCCACCGCTTGGGACTATGCCTTCTTCGTGGGCTCGCTCGGCTTGTTCTTCACTTTGCTGTTTTTGTTCATTCGCGTACTGCCGATGATTTCGATCTTTGAACTCCGCGAACTCGTCCACGAAACCGAGGGAGAGGGCTAA
- a CDS encoding DUF3341 domain-containing protein: protein MAVPPQVAPLYGLLAEFDQSDELVAAARQAYAAGYRMMNGYSPFPVHGLSEALGQKSSRLPLITLLGGLCGGAAAYYMMYYASVVSYPLNIGGRPLHSWPAFLPITFELTVLAAAFAAVLGMLALNGLPHPHHPLFNVPEFKLASRSKFFLCIQSRDPRFTLIETAEFLARLHGKVHEVPR, encoded by the coding sequence ATGGCCGTCCCTCCGCAAGTGGCGCCGCTGTACGGCTTGCTGGCCGAGTTCGACCAAAGCGACGAACTCGTCGCAGCGGCGCGCCAGGCTTACGCCGCGGGCTATCGGATGATGAATGGCTATTCGCCATTTCCGGTACACGGCTTGTCCGAGGCGCTCGGGCAAAAGTCGTCACGCCTGCCGTTGATCACGCTGCTCGGCGGCCTGTGCGGTGGGGCGGCGGCGTATTACATGATGTACTATGCGTCGGTCGTGAGCTATCCGCTCAACATTGGTGGCCGGCCGCTCCATAGCTGGCCGGCGTTTCTGCCGATCACGTTCGAGTTGACCGTGTTGGCGGCGGCATTCGCGGCGGTGCTGGGGATGCTGGCCTTGAACGGCCTGCCCCACCCGCACCATCCCCTGTTCAACGTCCCCGAGTTCAAGCTAGCCAGCCGCAGCAAGTTCTTCCTCTGTATCCAGTCGCGTGATCCGCGGTTCACGTTGATCGAGACCGCCGAGTTCCTCGCTCGCCTGCACGGCAAAGTACACGAGGTGCCGCGATGA
- a CDS encoding cytochrome c, translating to MRLPGVNTAAAVVLCIVASSCGCDRLDMYDQPRHEAMEASNFFPDGLSARPRVPGTIARGQLHADEALFTGRVGGQSVSQLPDGALRAIHARFPQRFKQPFDKTDLVELRQALLERGHERFDIYCSVCHGGAGAGDGMIVRRGFRKPPSFHIDRLRNAPAGHYFDIVTSGVGAMPSYASRIGAADRWAIVAYVRALQLSQNARLDDVPADARSILDAASAPAGAKP from the coding sequence ATGAGGCTGCCGGGCGTCAATACGGCGGCCGCGGTCGTCCTGTGCATCGTGGCGAGCAGTTGCGGCTGCGATCGCCTCGACATGTACGACCAGCCGCGCCACGAGGCGATGGAAGCGAGCAATTTCTTCCCCGATGGCTTGTCGGCGCGGCCACGCGTGCCGGGCACGATCGCCCGCGGACAGCTTCACGCGGACGAAGCGCTGTTCACCGGCCGGGTCGGCGGCCAATCGGTAAGCCAACTTCCCGACGGCGCGCTGCGGGCCATCCATGCGCGCTTTCCACAACGCTTCAAACAACCGTTCGACAAGACCGACCTGGTCGAGTTACGACAAGCGCTACTTGAGCGCGGCCACGAACGGTTCGACATTTACTGCTCGGTCTGTCATGGCGGCGCCGGGGCCGGCGACGGGATGATCGTGCGGCGCGGCTTCCGCAAGCCGCCGTCGTTCCATATCGACCGCCTGCGCAACGCGCCCGCCGGACACTACTTCGACATCGTGACGTCGGGCGTCGGCGCCATGCCCAGCTATGCCAGCCGGATCGGCGCCGCCGATCGCTGGGCGATCGTGGCGTACGTGCGGGCATTGCAACTGAGCCAGAACGCGCGACTGGACGATGTGCCAGCCGATGCGCGGTCGATACTGGATGCTGCCAGCGCGCCGGCGGGAGCGAAGCCATGA
- a CDS encoding SCO family protein, translated as MRMILALGAIILLLSGVDVRAQRFASAPYGTPAGSSPSAEMLRDVGIEQHLDAQLPLDAEFRDETGKTVRLGDYFQDQPVVVQLVYYQCPMLCNQVLNGFLKCSQAVPLEIGRDYQVVTVSFDPHEGADLAAKKRESYARAYRRPGGAEGWHFLTGDEASIKRLAAAIGFRYRYDPASKQYAHASGIFVATPSGRLSRYLYGIEYLPNDLRFSLVESSSGRIGSPVDQVLLLCFHYDPLTGKYGVAISRVLRAAGGLTALALGGFVVVMFRRERKRMRLVRPAAGSKVAEDLTPRT; from the coding sequence ATGCGAATGATCCTGGCGCTGGGGGCGATCATCCTGCTTTTATCAGGCGTGGATGTACGCGCGCAGCGATTCGCTTCGGCCCCGTACGGCACGCCGGCCGGTTCGAGCCCCAGCGCGGAGATGCTGCGCGACGTGGGCATCGAGCAACACCTCGACGCCCAGTTGCCGCTGGATGCCGAGTTTCGCGACGAAACGGGCAAGACCGTGCGCTTGGGTGATTACTTCCAGGACCAACCGGTGGTCGTGCAACTGGTCTATTACCAGTGCCCGATGCTTTGCAACCAGGTGTTGAATGGTTTTCTGAAGTGCAGCCAGGCGGTGCCGCTCGAGATCGGCCGCGACTATCAAGTCGTCACGGTCAGTTTCGACCCCCACGAAGGGGCCGACCTGGCCGCCAAGAAACGCGAAAGCTACGCGCGGGCCTATCGTCGCCCCGGTGGCGCGGAAGGTTGGCACTTTCTGACCGGCGACGAGGCAAGCATCAAGCGGCTGGCCGCGGCGATCGGCTTTCGCTACCGCTATGACCCGGCGAGCAAGCAGTACGCCCACGCCAGCGGCATCTTCGTGGCCACGCCCAGCGGTCGTCTGAGTCGTTACCTCTATGGCATCGAATACCTGCCGAACGATTTGCGATTCTCGCTGGTGGAAAGCTCGTCGGGCCGAATCGGCTCGCCAGTCGACCAGGTGCTGTTGCTCTGCTTCCACTACGACCCGCTGACAGGCAAGTATGGCGTGGCGATTTCGCGCGTGTTGCGCGCCGCGGGCGGCTTGACCGCGCTGGCCTTGGGGGGCTTTGTCGTGGTGATGTTTCGCCGCGAGCGTAAACGGATGCGATTGGTTCGCCCCGCGGCGGGCAGCAAGGTTGCCGAGGATCTGACGCCACGGACTTAG
- the coxB gene encoding cytochrome c oxidase subunit II, with product MIDDGFRLLPEQASTHASGVDSLYFFLLAVSLFVTVAIAGTILYFLIKYRGGNHHVDRTPSAGSYLAMEVAWIVTPLVLSMGIFGWGASLYFDAFRPPRDALDVQVVAKQWMWKFQHPNGRREINELHVPRGRPVRLTMISEDVIHAMFVPVFRIKRDVLPGSYGMCWFEATRTGDFHLFCAEYCGTNHSLMKGRVVVMEPAEYESWLGGGLSNEPPAVAGQRLFEELRCNTCHVAATGTARCPPLENMAGKEVRLADGRTVVADDNYLRESILQPAAKVVVGYQPLMPSFDGQLNEEQLLQLLAYLKSLTKPTAAPAPERRNP from the coding sequence ATGATTGACGACGGTTTTCGCTTACTTCCCGAGCAAGCATCGACGCACGCTTCTGGCGTGGACTCGCTCTATTTCTTTTTGTTGGCGGTGTCGCTGTTCGTCACCGTGGCGATTGCCGGCACGATCCTGTATTTCCTCATCAAATACCGCGGCGGCAATCATCACGTCGACCGAACTCCCTCCGCTGGTTCGTACTTGGCGATGGAAGTGGCCTGGATCGTGACTCCACTGGTGCTGTCGATGGGCATCTTTGGCTGGGGGGCGTCACTCTACTTCGACGCCTTCCGTCCGCCGCGCGACGCGCTTGACGTTCAAGTGGTCGCCAAGCAGTGGATGTGGAAGTTTCAACATCCCAACGGCCGCCGCGAGATCAACGAACTGCACGTCCCACGTGGCCGTCCGGTGCGGCTGACCATGATTTCCGAAGATGTGATCCACGCCATGTTTGTGCCGGTGTTTCGCATCAAGCGCGACGTGCTGCCGGGCAGTTACGGCATGTGCTGGTTCGAGGCCACGCGAACCGGCGATTTCCATCTATTCTGCGCCGAGTATTGCGGCACGAATCACTCTCTGATGAAAGGGCGCGTCGTGGTGATGGAGCCGGCCGAATATGAAAGCTGGCTCGGAGGTGGCTTGTCGAACGAGCCGCCGGCCGTGGCGGGACAGCGGCTGTTCGAGGAACTGCGCTGCAATACTTGCCACGTGGCCGCGACCGGGACGGCGCGTTGTCCGCCACTCGAGAACATGGCCGGCAAGGAGGTTCGCCTGGCCGATGGTCGCACGGTGGTGGCCGACGACAACTACCTGCGCGAATCGATCCTGCAGCCGGCCGCCAAGGTCGTGGTCGGGTATCAGCCCCTGATGCCCAGTTTTGACGGCCAGTTGAACGAAGAGCAACTGCTGCAACTGTTGGCCTATTTGAAATCCCTGACCAAGCCCACGGCGGCCCCCGCCCCGGAGCGCCGCAACCCATGA
- the ctaD gene encoding cytochrome c oxidase subunit I: MNATTAPTPIQVAPPASRNYLSDGYSVRSWLLTTDHKRIGVLYLLSITFFFVIGGMAATLLRLDLMTPEGDLVQTETFNKLFTAHGVVMVFFFLIPSIPSVLGNFLVPLMIGARDLAFPKLNLLSWYVFMIGGLCTMYALLAGGVDTGWTFYTPYSSTYSNTYVMATAVGIFITGFSSILTGLNFIVTIHKMRAPGLTWFRLPLFIWSSYATSLIMVLGTPVVAIALLLVGLERLLGLGIFDPKLGGDPVLFQHLFWFYSHPAVYIMVLPSMGVVSEIIPCFARKRPFGYAFIGFSSFAIAVFGFLVWGHHLFVSGQSLYAGMVFSLLSYLVAIPSAVKVFNWTASLHKGTISFDTPMLYALGFIGLFTMGGLTGLFLAALGLDVHVHDTYFVVAHFHYIMVGGTVMAYLGGIHFWWPKLTGRMYNERLARVSAILIFLGFNLTFFPQYVLGYLGMPRRYHIYPAEFQVLNVLSSAGASILAVGYAFPLTYLLWSLWFGKTAPANPWRATGLEWQTTSPPPTENFAQTPVVVDEAYDYPRLDRSLAQGASS; encoded by the coding sequence ATGAACGCCACCACCGCACCTACTCCAATCCAAGTCGCGCCGCCAGCGTCGCGCAATTACTTGAGCGATGGCTACAGCGTCCGTTCGTGGCTGCTGACGACCGATCACAAGCGAATCGGCGTTTTGTATCTGCTGTCGATCACCTTCTTTTTCGTCATCGGCGGCATGGCGGCCACGCTGCTGCGGCTGGACCTGATGACGCCCGAGGGAGATTTGGTCCAAACCGAGACCTTCAACAAGCTGTTCACGGCGCACGGCGTGGTGATGGTGTTTTTCTTTTTGATTCCGTCGATTCCGTCCGTGCTGGGAAATTTTCTGGTGCCGCTGATGATCGGCGCCCGGGACCTGGCGTTTCCCAAGCTGAACCTGTTGAGTTGGTACGTCTTTATGATCGGCGGGCTATGCACGATGTACGCGCTGCTGGCGGGCGGCGTCGACACCGGCTGGACGTTCTACACACCCTATAGCAGCACCTACAGCAACACCTATGTGATGGCCACCGCGGTTGGCATCTTCATCACCGGTTTTTCATCGATCCTAACGGGGCTGAATTTCATTGTCACCATTCACAAGATGCGCGCGCCCGGCCTGACCTGGTTCCGACTGCCGCTGTTCATCTGGTCGAGCTATGCCACCAGTTTGATCATGGTGCTGGGGACGCCGGTGGTGGCGATCGCGTTGTTGCTGGTCGGGCTCGAACGTCTGCTCGGGCTCGGCATCTTCGATCCGAAGCTGGGCGGCGACCCGGTCCTGTTTCAGCATCTGTTCTGGTTCTATTCGCACCCGGCGGTCTACATCATGGTGCTGCCTAGCATGGGAGTCGTAAGCGAGATTATCCCGTGTTTTGCCCGCAAGCGGCCGTTCGGCTACGCCTTCATTGGTTTCAGCAGTTTTGCGATTGCCGTGTTCGGCTTTCTAGTCTGGGGGCACCACTTGTTCGTCAGCGGGCAGTCGCTCTACGCCGGCATGGTCTTTTCGCTGCTTAGTTACCTGGTGGCGATTCCGTCGGCCGTGAAGGTCTTTAACTGGACCGCGTCGTTGCACAAAGGAACGATCAGCTTTGACACGCCGATGCTGTACGCGCTGGGCTTTATCGGGCTGTTCACCATGGGGGGCCTGACCGGGTTGTTCCTGGCGGCGCTGGGGCTCGACGTACACGTGCATGACACTTACTTCGTGGTCGCTCACTTCCATTACATCATGGTGGGCGGCACGGTGATGGCGTACCTGGGAGGGATTCATTTCTGGTGGCCCAAGCTGACCGGCCGAATGTACAACGAACGGCTGGCCCGGGTCTCGGCGATTTTGATCTTCTTGGGCTTCAACCTGACGTTCTTTCCGCAGTATGTCCTGGGCTACCTGGGCATGCCGCGGCGCTATCACATCTATCCGGCCGAGTTCCAGGTGCTGAACGTGTTGTCCTCGGCGGGGGCGTCGATTCTGGCGGTGGGCTATGCCTTCCCGCTGACCTATCTGCTCTGGTCGCTCTGGTTCGGCAAGACGGCGCCCGCCAACCCGTGGCGCGCGACGGGACTGGAATGGCAAACGACGTCGCCACCACCGACCGAGAACTTTGCCCAGACGCCCGTCGTCGTTGACGAAGCGTACGACTATCCGCGGCTCGATCGCTCGCTGGCTCAAGGAGCAAGCTCATGA
- a CDS encoding cytochrome c oxidase subunit 3: MSQYATASSVAVSDEPPPRHDARSALAHQFDDLEQQHQSDELGMWLFLSTEIMFFGGVFLAYAIYRLQHEAAFAAASHELDLFLGTLNTAVLLCSSLTMALAVHAAQASHRKQLFWLLLTTIALGSVFLGIKATEYYHKYEHGLMPLGNLPFHWDKPDAGPAEMFFDLYFVMTGIHAAHMIIGIAILAILAVAAHRGKLLGDFHAPVHITGLYWHFVDIVWVFLFPLLYLIGAHS; encoded by the coding sequence ATGAGCCAATACGCCACCGCTTCCTCGGTAGCCGTGTCGGACGAACCGCCGCCGCGTCATGACGCCCGCTCGGCGCTGGCCCACCAGTTCGACGATCTGGAGCAGCAGCACCAGTCGGACGAGTTGGGGATGTGGTTGTTCTTGTCGACCGAGATCATGTTCTTCGGCGGCGTGTTTCTGGCCTACGCGATCTACCGCCTGCAACACGAGGCGGCTTTTGCCGCGGCTAGCCATGAGCTCGACCTGTTCCTCGGCACGCTCAATACAGCCGTCCTGTTGTGCAGCAGTTTGACGATGGCCCTGGCGGTGCATGCGGCCCAGGCCTCGCACCGCAAGCAATTGTTCTGGCTCTTGCTGACGACGATTGCGCTCGGTTCGGTGTTTCTGGGAATCAAGGCAACCGAGTATTACCACAAGTATGAGCACGGCCTGATGCCACTGGGCAACTTGCCATTCCATTGGGACAAGCCCGACGCCGGCCCGGCCGAGATGTTTTTCGACCTGTACTTCGTGATGACCGGGATTCATGCCGCGCACATGATAATCGGCATCGCCATTCTGGCGATTCTGGCCGTGGCGGCCCACCGTGGCAAATTGCTCGGCGACTTTCACGCCCCGGTCCACATCACCGGACTGTACTGGCACTTTGTCGACATCGTGTGGGTGTTTCTGTTTCCGCTGTTGTATTTGATCGGGGCCCATTCATGA
- a CDS encoding cytochrome C oxidase subunit IV family protein, protein MNQQAHEASLKPYYVVFAALMALVALTVEVARHDFGEWNFAIAVLIAAVKAVLIIYYFMHVRQSASLTRLMVGAGFMWLAILFTLSFADYWTRG, encoded by the coding sequence ATGAACCAGCAGGCCCACGAAGCATCGCTCAAGCCGTACTATGTGGTCTTCGCCGCCCTGATGGCCCTGGTGGCGTTGACCGTCGAGGTGGCGCGCCACGATTTCGGCGAGTGGAACTTCGCCATCGCGGTGTTGATCGCGGCGGTCAAAGCCGTGCTGATCATTTACTACTTCATGCACGTGCGGCAGAGCGCGTCGCTGACCCGATTGATGGTCGGCGCGGGGTTCATGTGGCTGGCCATTCTATTCACGCTGTCCTTTGCCGATTATTGGACCCGCGGGTGA